Part of the Thermococcus sp. 18S1 genome, TGACCCTCTCTGAAATCCCGAGGGATGCACACATCTTTTTATACTTGGGTATCATGTCACCCCTCCCTACCAGCACCAGATATGAATTTTCCACCTGTTTTGCGACGGATTTGAAAGCCTTAAGAAGGTAGGGTACCCCCTTGTGGGCGTGCCCCTTGTTCATCGCACCGATGAACATTACGATCTTTGCAGACTTTGGAAGGTTGTATCTTCCGTGTAGTTTGTATGATTTGCCTGGAGAGTATCTTTCTATATCGACCCCCGGGGGGATCCACGCAAGTTTTTCCTTGAACCTTTTGAGCAATTTAGATTCGTAGTAGCAATATGGGGAGGGTGTTATTATAATGTCCGAGAGAAACAGCAAACTTCGCTGTAATGATAGGTTATATACGTGCGTTATTATGTTTAAAGGAAAACCCTCCTTAACTAAGTCATTGTGGTATGTAAGAACGAATGGAATCCTATTGTCCCTTTTGAATATATGTGTAACCCACATGGAGACATCCGCGTAGTATGGGACAGGGGTGTGGGCGTTTATTATATCGAACTTCTCTTCTTTGAGAACTTTAATGAGTTTTGATGGGAGATTAAGGTCTATCGGAGTATTGGATACCATGAGGTCTGGGTTTAGCCTTGTTACCTCAACACCTTCAAGGTTTTGTAAACTGTTGCCTTTCCGTGACGCTGCTATAACCTTTACCTCCCACCCCTTATCCACTAGACCCTTTGCTATCATGTATGCGTACTTCTCAAGCCCACCACCTTCCGGATAGAAGTATGGTGTGATCATGAGTAATCTCATAGTTTCTCACCCGACATGTTATGAATCCGCTTCTGTTGTTTGCAACATGATGTTAAAAACATTTTGTGGTTTCTACTTTCCTAGTTACACTAATTTAATGATTGAATTTTTTACCATGCTAAAATGTAG contains:
- a CDS encoding glycosyltransferase family 4 protein; this translates as MRLLMITPYFYPEGGGLEKYAYMIAKGLVDKGWEVKVIAASRKGNSLQNLEGVEVTRLNPDLMVSNTPIDLNLPSKLIKVLKEEKFDIINAHTPVPYYADVSMWVTHIFKRDNRIPFVLTYHNDLVKEGFPLNIITHVYNLSLQRSLLFLSDIIITPSPYCYYESKLLKRFKEKLAWIPPGVDIERYSPGKSYKLHGRYNLPKSAKIVMFIGAMNKGHAHKGVPYLLKAFKSVAKQVENSYLVLVGRGDMIPKYKKMCASLGISERVIFTGYVEEEILPDLYRSSDLVVLPSTTIQEGFGMVLIEAGASGRPVIGAKVGGIKHVIKDGETGILVPPKDPVRLADAMVTLLTDDHLARKMGKNGRRLAEREYSWDKIVKKTEETLKAAKDRFRPP